A genomic window from Erythrobacter sp. BLCC-B19 includes:
- a CDS encoding integration host factor subunit alpha, which translates to MMRSVGTLTRADLAETINRKMGFSRAESLDLVEAILAKMSDALAKGENVKISGFGSFVLRDKNERIGRNPKTGIEVPITPRRVMTFRASQLLKERIAKG; encoded by the coding sequence ATGATGCGTTCGGTTGGCACTCTAACTCGCGCCGATCTGGCGGAAACCATCAACCGCAAGATGGGTTTCAGCCGCGCCGAGTCGCTCGATCTGGTCGAGGCGATCCTCGCCAAGATGAGCGATGCGCTCGCCAAGGGTGAGAACGTCAAGATTTCGGGCTTCGGCAGCTTCGTGCTGCGCGACAAGAATGAACGGATCGGCCGCAATCCCAAGACCGGGATCGAAGTGCCGATCACGCCGCGCCGGGTGATGACCTTCCGCGCAAGCCAGCTGCTCAAGGAACGGATCGCCAAGGGTTGA
- a CDS encoding beta-ketoacyl-ACP synthase III, whose translation MSGSRILGTGSALPRRVVTNAELATRVDTSDEWITARTGIRQRYIAEPDETTSSLAIAAARAALEDAGIEPGSIGLIVLATATPDQTFPATATKVQAALGCNGGIAFDVAAVCSGFLYALSVADSMLKTGMARRALVIGAETFSRILDWEDRTTCVLFGDGAGAVVLEAPGGSADGAGILGTRLHADGAQHDLLYVDGGPSTTQTTGHVRMRGPEVFRHAVVNLSDVLKEVLEETGVSAEDIDWVVPHQANARILDATARKLGISPDKVVVTVQDHANTSAASVPLALDCARKDGRIKPGDLVMLEAMGGGFTWGASLVRM comes from the coding sequence GTGAGCGGATCGCGGATTCTCGGCACCGGTTCGGCTCTGCCGCGCCGGGTTGTGACCAATGCCGAGCTTGCCACGCGGGTCGATACGTCGGACGAATGGATCACCGCGCGCACCGGAATCCGCCAGCGCTACATCGCCGAGCCTGACGAGACCACGTCCAGCCTCGCGATTGCCGCGGCGCGTGCGGCGCTGGAAGATGCCGGGATCGAGCCGGGCAGCATCGGGCTGATCGTGCTCGCCACGGCAACGCCCGACCAGACCTTCCCCGCCACCGCCACCAAGGTGCAGGCCGCGCTCGGCTGCAATGGCGGGATCGCTTTCGACGTTGCGGCGGTGTGCTCGGGCTTTCTTTACGCGCTGAGTGTCGCCGACTCGATGCTCAAGACAGGCATGGCACGCCGTGCGCTGGTGATCGGCGCGGAAACCTTCAGCCGCATCCTCGACTGGGAAGATCGCACCACCTGCGTGCTGTTCGGCGATGGCGCGGGCGCGGTCGTGCTCGAAGCGCCCGGCGGATCTGCTGATGGTGCAGGCATCCTCGGCACGCGCCTTCATGCCGACGGGGCGCAGCACGATCTGCTCTATGTCGACGGTGGTCCCTCGACCACCCAGACCACTGGCCATGTCCGCATGAGGGGGCCGGAAGTGTTCCGCCATGCGGTCGTCAATCTCTCCGATGTCCTCAAAGAAGTGCTTGAGGAGACGGGGGTTTCTGCCGAAGACATCGATTGGGTCGTGCCGCATCAGGCCAATGCCCGGATCCTCGATGCAACCGCGCGCAAGCTCGGCATTTCGCCCGACAAGGTGGTGGTGACCGTGCAGGATCATGCCAACACCTCGGCGGCCTCGGTGCCGCTCGCGCTCGATTGCGCGCGCAAGGACGGGCGGATCAAGCCCGGCGATCTGGTGATGCTCGAAGCCATGGGCGGCGGCTTCACCTGGGGGGCCAGCCTCGTCCGGATGTAA
- the plsX gene encoding phosphate acyltransferase PlsX: MNLPRIAVDAMGGDEGVRVMVEGAALARRQHEKFKFLLVGDQARIEAALENHPNLRAASEILHCDDVVGGDELPSKAIRRAKTTSMGLAVNAVKTGDAGAAVSAGNTGALMAMSKLALRTMPGIDRPALAAIMPTLQAHDVVMLDLGANTEADARNLVQYAVMGAAYSRIVNGFDKPVVRLLNIGTEEIKGTEELRDAAAMLTAASAEGGLALQFDGFVESDKINRGETHVVVTDGFSGNIALKAIEGSARFVTDLLRQAFTSSLRSKIGFLVSRPATELLKHHLDPNNHNGAVFLGLNGVVVKSHGSATAKGVAHAVAVTARLLENKLTERIAHDLSQLGEGALSRTGRSKPAPTGGENAGGGEA, encoded by the coding sequence ATGAACCTCCCGCGTATCGCCGTTGACGCGATGGGCGGCGATGAAGGCGTGCGCGTCATGGTCGAGGGCGCGGCGCTCGCCCGCCGTCAGCACGAGAAGTTCAAGTTCCTGCTGGTGGGGGATCAGGCGCGCATCGAAGCGGCGCTCGAAAACCACCCGAACCTGCGCGCGGCCTCCGAAATCCTCCATTGCGACGATGTCGTCGGCGGGGACGAGCTTCCGAGCAAGGCGATTCGCCGCGCCAAGACCACGTCGATGGGCCTTGCCGTCAATGCCGTGAAGACGGGTGACGCAGGTGCCGCCGTCAGCGCGGGCAACACCGGCGCGCTGATGGCGATGAGCAAGCTTGCCCTGCGCACCATGCCGGGGATTGATCGCCCCGCGCTCGCCGCGATCATGCCGACCTTGCAGGCGCATGACGTGGTGATGCTCGATCTCGGCGCCAATACCGAGGCGGATGCGCGCAACCTTGTGCAATACGCGGTGATGGGCGCGGCCTATTCGCGGATCGTCAACGGCTTCGACAAGCCGGTCGTCCGCCTGCTCAACATCGGCACCGAAGAGATCAAGGGCACCGAAGAACTGCGCGATGCCGCCGCGATGCTGACCGCCGCTTCGGCCGAAGGCGGGCTGGCACTGCAGTTCGATGGCTTCGTCGAAAGCGACAAGATCAACCGGGGCGAGACCCATGTGGTCGTCACGGACGGCTTTTCGGGCAATATCGCGCTGAAGGCGATCGAAGGTTCGGCGCGCTTCGTCACCGATCTGCTGCGGCAGGCCTTCACTTCGTCGCTGCGGAGCAAGATCGGCTTCCTGGTCTCGCGCCCGGCGACCGAGCTGTTGAAGCACCATCTCGATCCCAATAACCACAATGGCGCGGTGTTCCTCGGCCTCAACGGTGTGGTGGTGAAGAGCCACGGCAGCGCGACGGCCAAGGGTGTCGCCCACGCGGTCGCGGTGACGGCGCGGCTGCTCGAGAACAAGCTCACGGAACGGATCGCCCATGATCTGTCGCAGCTCGGCGAGGGAGCGCTGTCGCGCACCGGCCGCAGCAAGCCCGCGCCGACCGGCGGCGAGAACGCGGGCGGGGGCGAGGCGTGA
- the rpmF gene encoding 50S ribosomal protein L32, whose translation MAVPKRKVSPSRRGMRRSHDALKVEAFHECPNCGELKRPHNICGHCGHYNGRQVVAVG comes from the coding sequence ATGGCTGTCCCCAAGAGAAAAGTATCGCCGTCCCGTCGTGGCATGCGTCGTTCGCACGATGCCCTGAAGGTCGAAGCCTTCCACGAATGCCCCAACTGCGGTGAACTGAAGCGCCCGCACAACATTTGCGGCCATTGCGGCCACTACAACGGGCGTCAGGTCGTCGCCGTCGGCTAA
- a CDS encoding MAPEG family protein codes for MIVLPVTLAAAAAAAILNIWLGLRIGALRTALQISVGDGGKESLQRRMRAQLNYVENTGFVLVLLAAIELAGAGSWWLAYVAGVYFLGRIAHGFGMDGGKWGMGRTIGTVVTMLVQLGLAVVAALTAAGVL; via the coding sequence ATGATCGTGCTTCCTGTAACGCTCGCCGCAGCGGCGGCGGCGGCCATTCTCAACATCTGGCTTGGCTTGCGCATCGGCGCACTGCGCACCGCGCTCCAGATCAGCGTGGGCGACGGCGGCAAGGAGAGCCTGCAACGCCGGATGCGCGCGCAATTGAACTATGTCGAGAACACCGGCTTCGTGCTGGTGCTGCTCGCCGCGATCGAACTGGCGGGCGCAGGCAGCTGGTGGCTGGCCTATGTCGCGGGGGTCTATTTCCTCGGCCGCATCGCCCATGGATTCGGCATGGACGGCGGCAAGTGGGGCATGGGGCGCACCATCGGCACGGTGGTGACAATGCTGGTGCAGCTGGGTCTGGCCGTCGTTGCCGCTCTGACCGCGGCAGGCGTGCTTTAG
- a CDS encoding acyl-CoA desaturase, giving the protein MVAAEARDRCEVNWIVETPEADPVAGRVRWDPGHSLWNGGMLLGALGLTPFFTTPAAVAVGVGLTGAMLLLGHSVGFHRLLIHGSFRTTPALRAFLIWCGTVAGMSGPVWIVRTHDLRDWAQRQPHCHDYLAHRRAMLIDAWWQLHCRLDLARPPRFDTARLEADPLIGWLERTWMLQQLPVAGMLYALGSWPFVVWGVCVRVALTVHGHWLVGHLAHRRGPQSWQVAGAGVQAHDVPWAGLVTMGEAWHNNHHAYPGSARIGLHPGQSDWGYRFIALLERAGLAWDVCLPADMPARADKLVKVS; this is encoded by the coding sequence ATGGTAGCGGCAGAGGCGCGGGACCGGTGCGAGGTCAACTGGATCGTCGAGACGCCCGAGGCCGATCCGGTTGCCGGGCGGGTGCGCTGGGATCCGGGGCACAGCCTGTGGAATGGCGGGATGCTGCTGGGCGCGCTCGGCCTGACGCCGTTCTTCACCACGCCTGCTGCCGTTGCCGTAGGGGTGGGGCTGACCGGCGCCATGCTGCTGCTCGGCCATTCGGTCGGGTTCCACCGCCTGCTGATCCACGGCAGCTTTCGCACCACACCCGCCTTGCGCGCCTTCCTGATCTGGTGCGGCACCGTGGCGGGCATGAGCGGGCCGGTCTGGATCGTGCGCACGCACGATCTGCGCGACTGGGCGCAGCGCCAGCCGCATTGCCACGATTACCTCGCGCACCGCCGAGCGATGCTGATCGATGCATGGTGGCAGCTCCATTGCCGTCTCGACCTTGCCCGCCCGCCGCGCTTCGATACCGCGCGGCTGGAGGCAGATCCGCTGATCGGCTGGCTGGAGCGGACATGGATGCTCCAGCAGCTCCCCGTGGCAGGGATGCTCTATGCCCTGGGGAGCTGGCCCTTTGTGGTCTGGGGCGTTTGCGTGCGGGTCGCACTGACGGTGCACGGGCACTGGCTTGTGGGCCATCTCGCCCACCGCCGCGGGCCGCAGAGCTGGCAGGTGGCAGGGGCCGGCGTGCAGGCGCATGATGTGCCGTGGGCGGGCCTCGTCACGATGGGCGAGGCGTGGCACAACAATCACCACGCCTATCCCGGCAGCGCGCGGATCGGCCTCCATCCGGGGCAGAGCGACTGGGGTTATCGCTTCATCGCGCTGCTGGAGCGGGCGGGGCTGGCCTGGGACGTATGCCTGCCGGCCGATATGCCCGCGCGGGCGGACAAGCTGGTGAAGGTCTCCTAA
- a CDS encoding metalloregulator ArsR/SmtB family transcription factor, which yields MQKVFEALASTVRRKILAYLSESELTAGQIAERFEISKPAVSQHLSVLENAGLVESEKRGQFVHYRLVRENLANTLNSYVQEVCPVSRPLKKESKALSEAAKGGGENTD from the coding sequence ATGCAGAAAGTGTTTGAAGCCCTCGCCTCGACCGTGCGCCGCAAGATTCTCGCTTACCTGTCGGAATCCGAGCTGACCGCCGGGCAAATCGCCGAGCGGTTCGAGATTTCGAAGCCCGCCGTCTCGCAGCACCTCAGCGTGCTCGAGAATGCAGGGCTCGTGGAGAGCGAGAAGCGCGGGCAGTTCGTGCATTACCGGCTGGTGCGCGAGAACCTTGCCAACACGCTCAATTCCTATGTGCAGGAAGTCTGCCCGGTCTCGCGCCCGCTCAAGAAGGAGAGCAAGGCGCTGAGCGAGGCGGCCAAGGGCGGCGGCGAGAACACAGACTGA
- a CDS encoding MBL fold metallo-hydrolase: MRAAIIPVTPLQQNCSLIWCTKTMKGALVDPGGDLDKLKEGVAKAGVTLEKLLVTHGHLDHCGQTGMLADELGLPIEGPHEDDRFWIDQLDDDGPRWGMVAKSFTPTRWLKHGDTVTVGELKLDVIHCPGHTPGHVVFFHEPSRFAIVGDVLFQGSIGRTDFPRGNHQDLIDSITQRLWPLGEDVMFIPGHGPTSTFGRERKTNAFVSDYILS, encoded by the coding sequence ATGCGCGCCGCGATCATTCCGGTGACGCCGCTCCAGCAGAACTGCTCGCTGATCTGGTGCACCAAGACCATGAAGGGCGCGCTGGTCGACCCCGGCGGGGATCTCGACAAGCTCAAGGAGGGCGTCGCCAAGGCGGGCGTTACGCTCGAAAAGCTGCTCGTCACCCACGGGCATCTCGACCATTGCGGGCAGACCGGGATGCTGGCGGACGAACTGGGCCTGCCCATCGAAGGCCCGCACGAGGATGACCGCTTCTGGATCGACCAATTGGACGATGACGGCCCGCGCTGGGGGATGGTCGCCAAGAGCTTCACGCCGACCCGCTGGCTCAAGCACGGTGACACGGTGACGGTGGGCGAACTCAAATTGGACGTGATCCACTGCCCAGGTCACACGCCCGGCCATGTCGTGTTCTTCCACGAGCCCAGCCGCTTTGCGATCGTGGGCGATGTGCTGTTCCAGGGCTCGATCGGGCGCACCGATTTCCCGCGCGGCAATCATCAGGATCTGATCGATTCGATCACCCAGCGCCTCTGGCCCTTGGGCGAGGACGTGATGTTCATTCCCGGCCACGGCCCCACCAGCACCTTCGGGCGCGAGCGCAAGACCAATGCGTTTGTGAGCGATTATATTTTGAGCTGA
- a CDS encoding S24 family peptidase: MADRTLSDPRARLLELSQERGVSLASLSELLGRNPSYLQQFIRKGSPRKLEEQDRATLARFLGVGEEELREAQENSYVKPLQRETGEWVVVPRLDLGASAGPGRVAGGEAAFDTFRFSRRWLEEQGLARAELSAIRVEGDSMEPLLNDGDEILIDRAPRAFRDGIHVVRVGDTLMVKRVASAGPGRVALLSQNLAYPPVEVAADEVEIIGRVVWKGGRV; encoded by the coding sequence ATGGCTGACCGAACCCTCTCCGACCCCCGCGCCAGGCTGCTCGAATTGTCGCAAGAGCGAGGGGTAAGCCTCGCGTCCCTGTCCGAATTGCTCGGGCGCAATCCGTCCTATCTTCAGCAATTCATTCGCAAAGGCAGCCCGCGCAAGCTGGAGGAGCAGGATCGCGCCACGCTTGCCCGCTTCCTTGGGGTGGGGGAGGAGGAGCTGCGGGAGGCGCAGGAAAATTCCTACGTAAAGCCACTCCAGCGCGAAACGGGCGAATGGGTCGTGGTGCCCCGGCTCGATCTTGGCGCCTCCGCCGGGCCGGGGCGGGTGGCGGGCGGGGAAGCCGCCTTCGACACCTTCCGCTTCTCGCGCCGCTGGCTGGAGGAGCAGGGCTTGGCGCGCGCCGAGCTCTCGGCGATCCGGGTCGAGGGGGACTCGATGGAGCCACTCCTCAACGACGGCGACGAAATCCTGATCGACCGCGCCCCGCGCGCCTTTCGCGACGGCATCCACGTGGTGCGTGTGGGCGACACGCTGATGGTCAAGCGCGTGGCGAGCGCCGGGCCGGGGCGGGTGGCGCTGCTCTCGCAGAACCTCGCCTATCCGCCGGTGGAGGTGGCGGCCGATGAGGTGGAGATCATCGGGCGGGTTGTGTGGAAGGGGGGGCGGGTCTAG
- a CDS encoding aldehyde dehydrogenase family protein gives MLKDTYPLYLNNKAVLPNTDLEVTDKYTGEVAFRTALATPDVIEEGIAGAVRAAEPMARLASFEKQDVLMHCVRRFKERFDELAYALCVEAGKPIKDAEGEVTRLIDTFRIAAEEAVRNYGEVQPLDISPRAKGYQGMWKRVPIGPCSFISPFNFPLNLAAHKIAPAIAVGCPFVMKPASKTPLGAIIMGEVLAECDILPEGAFSILPASRDGADLFTEDERLKLLSFTGSPGVGWDLKAKAGKKKVVLELGGNAAVIIDKDADLADALERVIFGAFYQSGQSCIGVQRILIHADVYDRFKAMLVERAGKLVAGDPKDRNTFIGPMISNGEAKRLKGWIDEAVAAGATLLCGGGLSRGNMLEATLLEGVPDDAKAKNEEAFGPLAILQKFTHFDEALEEVNNSKFGLQAGIFTRDLFQMFDAWDRLDVGGVVINDVPSYRVDNMPYGGVKDSGLGREGVRFAMEDMSEIRNLVIRRT, from the coding sequence ATGCTCAAGGATACCTACCCCCTCTACCTCAACAACAAGGCGGTGCTGCCCAACACCGATCTTGAGGTGACCGACAAATATACCGGCGAGGTCGCCTTCCGCACCGCGCTCGCCACGCCCGATGTGATCGAGGAAGGCATCGCCGGGGCGGTGCGCGCGGCGGAGCCGATGGCGCGGCTGGCGAGCTTCGAGAAGCAGGACGTGCTGATGCACTGCGTCCGCCGCTTCAAGGAGCGCTTTGACGAACTTGCCTACGCCCTGTGCGTCGAGGCCGGCAAGCCGATCAAGGATGCCGAAGGCGAGGTCACGCGCCTGATCGACACCTTCCGCATCGCCGCCGAGGAAGCGGTGAGGAACTACGGCGAGGTCCAGCCGCTCGACATTTCCCCGCGCGCCAAGGGCTATCAGGGGATGTGGAAGCGCGTTCCCATCGGCCCGTGCAGCTTCATCTCGCCGTTCAACTTCCCGCTCAACCTCGCCGCGCACAAGATCGCGCCCGCAATCGCGGTCGGCTGCCCCTTCGTGATGAAGCCTGCCTCAAAGACGCCCTTGGGTGCGATCATCATGGGCGAGGTGCTGGCCGAGTGCGACATCCTGCCCGAGGGCGCCTTCAGCATCCTCCCCGCCAGCCGCGACGGCGCGGACCTGTTTACCGAGGACGAGCGGCTGAAGCTCCTCTCCTTCACCGGCTCGCCCGGCGTGGGCTGGGACTTGAAGGCCAAGGCGGGCAAGAAGAAGGTCGTGCTCGAACTCGGCGGCAACGCGGCGGTGATCATCGACAAGGACGCCGACCTTGCCGACGCATTGGAGCGGGTGATCTTCGGCGCCTTCTACCAGTCGGGCCAGTCCTGCATCGGGGTGCAGCGCATCCTGATCCACGCCGACGTTTACGACCGCTTCAAGGCGATGCTGGTCGAGCGCGCAGGCAAGCTCGTCGCGGGCGACCCCAAGGACCGCAACACCTTCATCGGCCCGATGATCTCGAACGGCGAGGCCAAGCGCCTCAAGGGCTGGATCGACGAGGCCGTGGCAGCCGGTGCGACCCTGCTGTGCGGCGGGGGGCTCTCGCGCGGCAATATGCTGGAAGCGACGCTGCTCGAAGGCGTGCCGGACGACGCCAAGGCCAAGAACGAGGAGGCTTTCGGGCCTTTGGCGATCCTCCAGAAGTTCACCCACTTCGATGAGGCGCTGGAGGAGGTCAACAACTCCAAATTCGGCCTGCAGGCGGGGATTTTTACCCGCGACCTGTTCCAGATGTTCGATGCGTGGGACAGGCTCGATGTCGGCGGCGTGGTGATCAACGACGTGCCGAGCTACCGGGTCGACAATATGCCCTATGGCGGGGTCAAGGATTCAGGCCTGGGCCGCGAGGGCGTGCGCTTCGCGATGGAGGACATGAGCGAGATCCGGAATTTGGTTATTCGCAGAACGTAA
- a CDS encoding acetolactate synthase large subunit: MSDTKKASDVFVECLEAEGCEYIFGVPGEENLDFLDSLSRSTKIKLILTRHEQGAGFMAATYGRHTGKTGVCVATLGPGATNFVTSAAYAQLGGMPVLMITGQKPIKKSKQGRFQIVDIVSLMKPITKYAIQIAAGDNIPSRVREAYRLAEEEKPGATLIELPEDIAEEPTTDWKPLPKSIARRPSAEPKAVRAAVKAIEKAKNPVLVIGAGANRKLCGRMLEQFVEKTGIPFLTTQMGKGVIDERHPKFLGCAALSAGDFVHRAVEASDCIINVGHDVIEKPPFFMKDNGVTVIHVSTRTAEVDPVYFPQIEVIGDIANAIWQMKEDISPNRSWDFGHLLAYHKAEVDHTNALAADTRFPIFPPHLVQQVRDAMPHDGIICLDNGVYKIWFARGYTAYLPNTVLLDNALATMGAGLPSAMMSAMLYPERKVMAICGDGGFMMNSQEMETAVRLGLNLTVLILRDDAYGMIRWKQANMGFVDFGLTYGNPDYVKYAESYGATGHRVTSSDHLRELLAHCRDTPGVHLIDCPVDYTENDQILNKDIKRLSKEL, translated from the coding sequence ATGAGCGATACCAAGAAAGCGTCGGATGTTTTTGTCGAGTGTCTCGAGGCCGAGGGCTGCGAGTATATTTTCGGCGTTCCGGGGGAAGAGAACCTCGATTTTCTCGACTCGCTCAGCCGGTCGACCAAGATCAAGCTGATCCTGACCCGCCACGAACAGGGTGCGGGCTTCATGGCCGCCACATACGGCCGCCACACCGGCAAGACCGGGGTTTGCGTCGCCACATTGGGCCCGGGGGCGACCAATTTCGTGACGTCTGCGGCCTATGCGCAATTGGGCGGGATGCCGGTGCTGATGATCACCGGGCAGAAGCCGATCAAGAAGTCCAAGCAGGGCCGCTTCCAGATCGTCGACATTGTCTCGCTGATGAAGCCGATCACCAAATATGCGATCCAAATCGCCGCGGGCGACAACATCCCCAGCCGCGTGCGCGAGGCCTATCGTCTCGCCGAGGAGGAAAAGCCCGGCGCCACCCTGATCGAGCTGCCCGAGGATATTGCCGAGGAACCCACCACCGACTGGAAGCCGCTGCCCAAGTCCATCGCCCGCCGCCCTAGCGCCGAGCCCAAGGCGGTGCGCGCGGCGGTCAAGGCGATCGAGAAGGCCAAGAACCCGGTGCTGGTGATCGGCGCGGGTGCGAACCGCAAGCTGTGCGGGCGGATGCTCGAACAATTCGTCGAGAAGACCGGGATCCCCTTCCTCACCACCCAGATGGGCAAGGGCGTGATTGACGAGCGCCATCCCAAGTTTCTGGGCTGCGCGGCGCTGTCGGCTGGGGACTTCGTCCACCGCGCGGTCGAGGCGTCGGATTGCATCATCAATGTCGGCCATGACGTGATCGAAAAGCCGCCCTTCTTCATGAAGGACAACGGCGTCACCGTGATCCACGTCTCGACCCGCACGGCGGAAGTCGATCCGGTCTACTTCCCGCAGATCGAGGTGATCGGTGATATCGCCAACGCGATCTGGCAGATGAAGGAAGACATCAGCCCCAACCGCAGCTGGGATTTCGGCCACCTTCTGGCCTATCACAAGGCCGAGGTCGACCACACCAACGCGCTCGCCGCCGACACCCGTTTCCCGATCTTCCCGCCGCATCTCGTCCAGCAGGTGCGCGACGCGATGCCGCATGACGGGATCATCTGCCTCGACAACGGGGTCTACAAGATCTGGTTCGCGCGCGGTTATACCGCCTACCTGCCCAACACCGTGCTGCTCGATAACGCGCTGGCCACCATGGGCGCGGGGCTGCCTTCTGCCATGATGAGCGCGATGCTTTATCCCGAGCGTAAGGTGATGGCGATCTGCGGCGACGGCGGCTTCATGATGAACAGCCAAGAGATGGAGACCGCGGTGCGTCTCGGCCTCAATCTCACCGTGCTGATCCTGCGCGACGATGCCTACGGGATGATCCGCTGGAAGCAGGCCAACATGGGCTTTGTCGATTTCGGCCTGACCTATGGCAACCCGGACTATGTCAAATATGCCGAAAGCTACGGCGCGACCGGGCACCGCGTGACCTCGTCCGATCACCTGCGCGAATTGCTCGCCCACTGCCGCGACACGCCCGGCGTGCATCTGATCGATTGCCCGGTGGACTACACCGAGAACGACCAGATCCTGAACAAGGACATCAAACGGTTGTCGAAGGAGCTGTAA
- a CDS encoding D-2-hydroxyacid dehydrogenase, translated as MTILAISGLIRPMLEHRLPEGLDVRWFMSAEEAQVAVADAEIGWFDMNDQQAMAATLRAAKKLKWLNSIYAGLDFLPMDVLIERNITVTNGAGINAITIAEYVVMGMLNIAKGYREVVRAQERHEWLFDSPGKRELAGSKALLLGYGAIGKLIQPRLEAFDVEVSVVRRSGGEGTLRPDEWRARLGEFDWVILAVPATPETEGMIGAAELAAMKSDAVIVNIARGSVIDQPALVEALENKAIGGAFLDVTTPEPLPADHPLWALDNAHVTMHLSGRAQSKMFIRSGERFLDNLGKYLRGEPVAPVFDPRLGY; from the coding sequence ATGACCATTCTCGCCATTTCCGGCCTCATCCGCCCGATGCTCGAACACCGCCTGCCCGAAGGCCTCGACGTGCGCTGGTTCATGTCGGCCGAGGAAGCACAGGTCGCCGTGGCGGACGCCGAGATCGGCTGGTTCGACATGAACGATCAGCAGGCGATGGCCGCCACCCTGCGCGCTGCCAAGAAACTGAAGTGGCTCAATTCGATCTACGCGGGCCTCGATTTCCTGCCGATGGACGTTCTGATCGAGCGCAATATCACCGTCACCAACGGGGCCGGGATCAACGCCATCACCATCGCCGAATATGTCGTGATGGGAATGCTCAACATCGCCAAGGGCTACCGCGAGGTGGTGCGCGCGCAGGAACGCCATGAATGGCTGTTCGATTCGCCCGGCAAGCGCGAGCTGGCAGGCTCGAAGGCGCTGCTGCTCGGCTATGGCGCGATCGGGAAGCTGATCCAGCCGCGGCTCGAAGCCTTCGATGTGGAGGTCAGCGTGGTGCGCCGTTCGGGCGGGGAGGGCACCTTGCGCCCCGACGAATGGCGCGCGCGGCTGGGAGAGTTCGACTGGGTGATCCTCGCCGTCCCCGCCACGCCTGAGACCGAGGGGATGATCGGCGCTGCCGAACTCGCCGCGATGAAGAGCGATGCAGTGATCGTCAACATCGCGCGCGGCAGCGTGATCGATCAGCCGGCCCTCGTCGAAGCGCTTGAAAACAAGGCAATCGGGGGCGCGTTCCTCGATGTCACCACGCCCGAACCGCTGCCCGCCGACCACCCCTTGTGGGCGCTCGACAATGCCCATGTCACCATGCACCTGTCGGGCCGGGCGCAATCCAAGATGTTCATTCGCTCGGGCGAACGCTTCCTCGACAATCTCGGCAAATACCTGCGCGGGGAGCCGGTCGCCCCGGTGTTTGACCCGAGGCTGGGCTACTGA